Proteins found in one Gordonia sp. PDNC005 genomic segment:
- a CDS encoding phage portal protein, which yields MNKLQAIDAARNLLQVREEERKRLDPLADAMKPWTTENAASKVFASTKTTSAETVKAIAARSQRNFLPLVLDVFSQGMKVDNYLASATKDASPAWVWWQKNGFDARQTGVHRAALHYGTSYVVVLPSMAPAGAPKAEGAFMRGTSPREMTTLYGEPMEWTPGGGPVDSDWPIMALEVKGNQIRVYDEEQVHFIGAKRAPNVSGMGWKDPALQSADNFDYIEGRAHGVGVCPVVRFRDRMLLDGEEQFGIIEPILGIQSNIDQTVYEGNTAQYWEAFKQRYVMGWMPADEREAFRQAVGETWFFKDQDVKVGQFDATDIKPFHESKAGAIRDLAATAQIPAHALGLDGISNISEATLAALETGKERKSSEIETSFGESWEQVLRTCAFIAGDMVSAQDFASEVLWRDQSARSFAQTVDGLGKLATMLGVPTEALWEDIPGWTRQKADRARGMLNGGPGLELPPTS from the coding sequence GTGAACAAGCTGCAGGCGATCGACGCAGCTCGCAACCTTCTGCAGGTCCGCGAGGAGGAACGTAAGCGGCTCGACCCGCTGGCGGACGCGATGAAGCCGTGGACCACCGAGAACGCGGCGTCGAAGGTGTTTGCGTCGACGAAGACGACGTCGGCGGAGACCGTTAAGGCGATCGCGGCGCGGTCGCAGCGCAACTTCCTGCCGCTGGTCCTGGACGTGTTCTCGCAGGGCATGAAGGTCGACAACTACCTGGCGTCCGCGACGAAGGACGCGTCACCGGCGTGGGTGTGGTGGCAGAAGAACGGCTTCGACGCCCGGCAAACAGGCGTGCACCGTGCGGCGCTGCACTACGGCACGAGCTATGTGGTGGTGCTGCCGTCGATGGCGCCCGCTGGCGCGCCGAAGGCCGAGGGCGCGTTCATGCGCGGTACGTCGCCGCGGGAGATGACGACGCTGTACGGCGAGCCGATGGAGTGGACGCCTGGCGGTGGCCCGGTCGATTCGGATTGGCCGATCATGGCGTTGGAGGTGAAGGGCAACCAGATCCGCGTCTATGACGAGGAGCAGGTGCACTTCATCGGTGCGAAGCGCGCCCCGAACGTGTCCGGCATGGGTTGGAAGGACCCGGCGCTGCAGTCGGCCGACAACTTCGACTACATCGAGGGCCGCGCTCACGGTGTGGGTGTGTGTCCGGTCGTGCGGTTCCGTGACCGGATGCTCCTCGATGGTGAGGAGCAGTTCGGGATCATCGAGCCGATTCTCGGTATCCAGTCGAACATCGACCAGACCGTGTACGAGGGGAACACTGCTCAGTACTGGGAGGCGTTCAAGCAGCGGTACGTGATGGGGTGGATGCCGGCCGATGAGCGTGAGGCGTTCCGGCAGGCTGTCGGTGAGACGTGGTTCTTCAAGGACCAGGACGTCAAGGTCGGGCAGTTCGACGCGACGGACATCAAGCCGTTCCATGAGTCGAAGGCGGGTGCGATCCGCGACCTCGCGGCGACCGCACAGATCCCTGCCCACGCTCTCGGGTTGGACGGCATCAGCAACATCTCCGAGGCGACACTCGCCGCGTTGGAGACGGGCAAGGAACGCAAGTCCAGCGAGATCGAGACGTCGTTCGGCGAATCCTGGGAACAGGTGCTGCGAACGTGCGCGTTCATTGCCGGCGACATGGTGTCGGCGCAGGACTTCGCGTCCGAGGTCCTCTGGCGCGACCAGTCGGCGCGGAGCTTCGCGCAGACCGTCGACGGGCTGGGGAAGCTCGCGACGATGCTCGGCGTGCCGACGGAGGCCCTGTGGGAGGACATCCCCGGGTGGACACGGCAGAAGGCTGATCGTGCGCGCGGGATGCTCAACGGCGGCCCGGGTCTTGAGTTGCCGCCGACGTCGTGA